The Falco cherrug isolate bFalChe1 chromosome 3, bFalChe1.pri, whole genome shotgun sequence genome segment CCATGGCATTTTTTACAACATTTTGTTAGATGggtattttctgttctctctcatTAAATTAGATAATTCCCCCAAGTTAAGAAaggctgctgttctgctgttaCAATAATTATTTGCTattaaagcaattattttaatagcaaagaAGCAGGCACTCAATTtgacaggctttttttttttttttcaaaaaaaaaagaagtcttatTCTTCACCATAAAACTCACAAAGGGTAACCAGGGTGGTCACCATACAATGCAACCAGAAGAGTTTCTAGAAGGGCTATAAATACACAAGCTTTAATTATATTTGCTTTCAGTAGTGCTGTGGATGCAGGCATAAATTCCCATTCCCACACCCTGCATGTGCATGGGAAGTCTAAAAACCTGCCTGCACCTAAAGTTCTTCGGCATCAAGGAAAGGATAAGATAactcactttttaaatttagcCTTTAGATatgagggaaagggaaaacacaaaaacagcTGAATGGTGTATTTAACAAAATGATGAACTTTCACGCAGTTTTGACTAATTTTATGCTGTTAAAGTaacatgcttaaaattaaatcttttcttaaacTGAATTAGAAAAAACAGTATAAAATACCATTTCTAGCATTCTTTAGAAGGAAAGACTGTTATCCCAGTACTAAGGTAAGCACCATATCAATATTAACAAAAATTCATCAATGCTcattatggaaaaaattaactggaaaataaaCTATTGCAGTCTAATTATTATTCAGTATCGGTAGCTCTGACAAGATAAGAGCAAACTTACTTTGTTTTATACTTGACATGACCTGAGAATTTTGACTGGGGCTTCTTCAATTTGCAGATTGAGATTTCACCCAGCAGTTATTTTCTAGACCTTATTAAAGAAATTTTCAAGTCAAACAAAGATTGGAGACCTACTTTTGTTCTGACAAATTTTTCAAGTCTAAACCCAGATCGATCTTTGTACTGACGATTTCTCTTAAAGAGAACTGGACTCAGGGTGTTTGAaaatacttaataaaaaaatagggatttttttttactttaaataaataaataaaaaaaaatatgaaagcaagCTCATTACCACAGGGGGAATGTAATGCTTACAGATTGCATGAGCTATCCTCAAGCAATGCTTCCgaattcatgttttctctgcaaTCTATGCTTTAACCCAGTAAAACTTCATTGTTCATCGTATTTATCCACATACGTATTTAAGTAAAAGTGTCTAAAGACAATATTTATATTAGACATATGGAAACAAGGAATTACATATGACAATGTAAATCACATTAATTGAAAAAGTTCACTTAGACAGTCAATATCAAGCATGATACAGGTCAAACACCCAAGAAGTATTATGATGCAGTGTAACAACGTATACAATTTAGTTCCTACCTTATTAGAAGTGTCTATTTCTAATTCATAAAACTCAAAATAGCCTCAGTCCGCACAAAGCTTGCAACACTACCTGTGAATCTGACTGTTACTCATTAAAATACTAATTCCTTTTCCACAATATGGATTTTTATACACATAGTAATATTGTGCTGAAGATAACTAGGAGAGAGGAAGGCTACGAGAACGGCATACAATTGCAAAATGAAGAGTTGCTGCTCTTCAATAGACAGCTATTAGTAAGTTAAAACGGACAAGCCTGGACAGTGAAGAATCTGGCTCCAGAACCGCCCCCGCCCCACCAGACAATGGGAAGGGCAAAATGAaggtgggaggaggggaagaataTGAAGGTGTATGATCTATATTCAGAAACACTAAGGAAAATGAAACCACAGGTGAAGAATTGAGCAATTGGGTTGGGTCCAAAAGGATTGGGTGGTCTTGAAAACCCTTCCAATGAAGTGTGCAGcagaagatttttaaagttttaataaTACTTGACTCGTTTGGGATGATCATGGCATGTCGGTAATATTTACAGTATCCTATTACCAATGTCTGTTAGAATGTAGTTGTCAAGTCTATGAAAGCAGATTAATCCTGAAGGTCATTATCAGTAACGTTTTCATATCAATTTTCTAGACAGCTTGATGGACAGCAAGAACTGCGGatctccaccaccacccccatgCCTCCCATTACCACCTCCTCTCTTGAAGGACTATAGGAAACATGTATTGATATTTTCTAAAAGGCTTAGCTGAAACAATGGTAAATATGACCAACTGCTTCCCTGGACCTCATCACATCAAGAGATacagcagtttcctaccacACTAAAGCTTAGGGTGgagaagcagctctgggcaTACTTGCTTCTCATtacagggcagggggtgggaataaaaaaaaaaataaaaaaatatcacagaattCTACGGTTCAAGATCTTACCCCTATAGTTAAGTACTAATATTAACCAATTCTGAAAGCTTCAGAATACATGCTATTCCTAGCTAGTAGCCTCTagattttcctctttgtttAGGATAGCCACCCCATTATATATACCCTTCTGATTCAGAAAATTATCTTCCATGAAATCAAACATTCCAGAAACAGATGCTGTAATATAAACTTGTCCCAAGTAGTGTCTGGATGGTTACAGGCACCCAGGAGCACCAAGTCATTTGTTTTTACCATCTGTTCCATTTCCCAAAGCAATAACTTGtatcttttcttcttgattAGGTGGTCTACTCCAGAGcaaactaaatttaaaatatgctttattttcccctgcctaagtatttttttaaaaaaaaaagtctcctttGAACTCGTACTCTTACAGCATATACAGTCAtatatttagaaattacttaaatgtttttctatGTCTACATATGATATGTGAAAGGTAACCCATTCTGACACTCTAGTCAACACACCTTTCCTACTAAAGGTGTTTTACAAGGCAAATAAGATTTAACAGAATTAATTCTAAGTGACTCACTCcaacatgttttcaaaaaccttcagaaatgaagcttcccttccctctcctctgcttgACACACTCTCATTTGAACTTTTACTCCTGGACAGTGAAGATCCATATAAGTTCTTCCTCATTTCCGAtagtatttcattattttatctcccccccttccctgccccagcctctgTTCTGAAGCATAGCATTCTTGCACACTTCTCCCAGAGACCTTCTTTTAAATGTACTAAGTAACCATTCACCCAGTTGGTTAAATTCATGTTTGCCAGAGGCATCTTTTTCTGATTATCTCCCCCCCTTTCCTAATGTGAAACTGActgcttttatcttttcccAAGAATTTAGCAGACCTTTTTGTGCAagtcctttgttttttttccaggagcaCCCACTGCAGAGAAGGATAGCTCATTTACAATCACATTCCGGCCACCAAAATACAAGTAACTTCTACTGCTTCATCTTTAAACTACCACTTGGGGTTCAGAATTGAGGTGCAACGATTTATAAGCACTTCATAGTAAACCCTGAATTGACTACAAAGAATCTCAACATCTCAATTCTGTACAAAATCTtggaggtttgggttttttcttgttgttttttttttcctcctacacACCAACTCCCCATGCCATTTTCATATACTGTATATTATCAAGTCTTAACATTAAGTCTTGAAACACAAGAGACATTTTGTTATGGCTCACACTTTTACAGGCATTCATCCTTCAAGAGCTTAATTTATGTACATTTTTCATTGCACCAGCAGTATTTCTCCAATACTAACATGGTTAGTACTTCCAGTTCTGACACATCCTTGCAGTTTGATTCATCTATTTCCCCATGTAGTTCTGTAAGCCAGTCATGTTTCAGCCTTTAACAGATTGATTCCTCATACCCAGAAACACAGGGATAGCTATTGCCCTTGTTACATTACATAAGAGGAAAGTAAAGCACTCTGGACACTACAGACAATACACTTACTTTGACAGATTCATagctaaatattaaaaagagtaaaaaaaagaatacaaaatctTGTTTTTAAGTTCTTGTAAGAAACCTCTCAATTTCTGTCCTGTAATTGTCACTGATCAATTCAGCAAGTCAACTTCAACAATAAACTGCCCTTTAGATAAACAATTATGATAtctgcatttataaaaataatgcaaataacaCTTACCATGACATGATGCAGTCCATAGTACATCAAAATGTCTGCTAAGgtaaaaatgtttcctgcaaGGTAGACTTTATCTTCAAGGTGTAAATTAAGAtcctaaaaaggaaaaagtcattATACTGCTGTAGTACTGACTTTGTAAGACAAAATATTAAGGCAATTGTTAAAAGTAATAGAAAACTACCTCTGAAGACcatgcatataaaataaatgcccgctttaatttttcacaactgaacaaaggagaaagacattaaaagaaaagaatccaAAAAAAGTGTCAAGATAACGGAAGTATCATAATTCTTTGACAGCAAAAATTCAATAGAATTTAAATGTTGGTCTCCAAACAAACgcataatttttcataattcCCCCACTTACATCACTCAAGTTTTTGTAAATACAACTgagatttattttacatattaagCTAACTCCACAGAAATACTTGCAAATCTGTCTTTTCCTGACTTCAGATTACTGGAATTCTAAAATGCAGGAGTTGTGCATCTTTTGTCATTAGTGCATATGACTCAGAAGCACTGCTGTTACACATTTAACATTTGGTAAGTGGAAAATATAGTCCTATGATCAAAGGAGAGCATTTtgctctttcagcagcagcttctcctcccctccaggaCTCACTCAATGCAAAAGTTCTGGAAACTTTCAGTTCAGCAAAGTTCTGGAACTGCAATGTGAGAGAACCAGGGAAACACAAAGGGATATTGGGGTGGGAGACAAAGTGTTTCAAGCTCAGTGCCAGAAACTTAATACCCATCAGCTGGTATCATTTTACAACTGCTTTTATTAATGTTGAAATCACTGCTAGCAATTCTTAATAACAGATACTGTCAATTCAGTTGCTATCTAAATACATATGACGAGAGCACTGCTTCAGCATTTTAAGATCATCCCTCTCTCAACAATTCCGTATCAGAAGCTATACAGGTGGATAGTAGAAGTTTTCATTTAGATTCagtgaataaatatttcaaatctgTATTACTGGAAGAgtttttcatggctttttgTAGGCAGTCATTCTCTGCCAGAAAACAGGATGCCAACATTCTCACCATCACTCATGTGTATCACTTCTGAGATCACAGGCATCACACAGCGGCTCTACCTCTTtaactcttcttccttttctccacaTCTTACCTACCTCTCACACTGTTTACGCATCCTTCTGCCCCATTTCCctcaagaaataaatgtaacagCAAATGAAATTATCTACTTTAATCCTGATGCTAGCATAAGCAAGCCTTAGTTTTATagtattattttcagaaatgtaggAAAAGTTTCCTAGCTTTTCCCTGGATTTGGAAACTCTCCTTGTTATTATTCCTCTGCTGGCTGAAAAAACTTGTAGTAAATGCACACCTTTTTCCTGAAGGCACCCACTCTCCCTGTCCcagaaagagaattaaaaagcTTAAACATAACTAACATTTCAAATTTCCCTGAAATAGTTTTTCAGTATAGATTACAGCATGTTCCATTTTAAGACAACCTTTCATTTTAAGAAGCAGTCTAGGGCAAGGAGAAGAGGGCTAATAATTAGCAAACAAtctaaaaattacatttagCCTTAAGCATATTGTAGGTTTTGTGGTTCCATAATTTTACCAACATGGAGATATCCTACAGTGcatatgtaaaaaaacccaaaacagaaaactaaaatgcTGAGACTTTAAAACATCTGACCTTGCATTTGCATTTGACAAGTTTGACTCCATTATGCCACCTTACTATCTCTTTGATAACTTCTTCATGACAGGACTCTGGTCCTTCTGTAATATTTAAACATCCTCATGTctactttgatttcttttattagAGCAAATCAGGGAAAAATATTAACCCCTGCATAGTTAAAATTCTGTAAGGTCATCTGCCCCTGGCTATGTAGCTTCTTTTCTTTAGACTGGTTTACTGCTTTGGTCATGTTAGTTAGCGCTCAAATTACTTTAAACATGTAACTACAGCTCTGCAGAATTTCAAACACAACACAAAGGCAAATGCAATGTTAAGAAAAAGCTTGCAGGAAGATTTGTCtactaaaaaaaacaacaaacctcaAACTCAACTATTCTGACACAGGTTCTCTGACcagtatttttagttttgattaaCCAGAAATTCAACATGTATTATAATGAGAAGTAACACCACTGAAATTATATTACCCCCCTCTCTcaccccttttcttctttatctaGGCTATGGAATCAGGATTTTGTAAATTAGAAAGCTCATTATGTCTCAAGGTAAAATTAACACAGTTATTTCCCTGCTCAAAATTTTGGATTTCTGCATCAAAGAAGTTATGGCATGCTAATTCTTAAGTTTTATACTGTGCATGTATACTCAAAATATtcatcaataaaaaaatcctaaaactTTAAAGGCAGGGTAAGCCATTACAGCATGAATAATTATTTATTCTGGTTCATCAAGTTTTATGAAGTCAGCTAACTGAGCAAATGGAATTTGACAAAAATGGTTTAGTCTTGGATAAATTAGCATTAGTTTACAATTGTTTTTGAACATGTACTTTCCTTCCATAAAACAGACAGATAATCTGATTTCATTCTGTATGTCAAGCTAATTCCAAAAcaccacagaatttttttttttttctcctgtgcacTAGGCACATTTAGTTAATCCTGCCTCGTGGGTTATGCTTCCCATAAATGATTATATTATTGGCTAATAGCCAACTGTGATAAAATTCCTGAAAGTCAATCTTTAAGTGACCATAGTATTAAACTAAAATAGTGTTCCTGTCCTGGCGAGATTAATGAAAATTGGAAtacaaaactgtatttgaatTTCTATTACATCCAAGAAATTCAGGTCTGTTAGCTGTCATTTGTATCATTGTCCTTCATGTACTGCATGTCACTACTTAAATTGATTATGCATATACAAACCCAGTATTAAATGACTGAAATAAGTCTTGGAAGTTGCTTGCAACTATATAAAGTTATTGTTGTAATCCTTTGGGAAAcctttctgaaatttcagaCAGGTATTTAAGGCATAACTTCAGTCTGATGCGCTAATATGTGCTGAACAACTGCAGCAATTCCAATTCCACTTTTGGGTATGAGCGGGAAAGAGTAATGAGAAGAAGAGATGTTGCATTATTTATGGACTAACTGATGAATTTCCATTTGCTTGTTCTATGGCAAAATATCCAATTTACAGCCCATATCTAGAGTGACAGCTTAACACATCCTATCCACAGCACACTTCCGGCTACCCTACAGTATCACTTACTATCTTTTAAGTATGCAACCTAATTGTTTGTAATCCAATTCATCTGTTAAGGTGACTGAATCCCTTCCAGTCATTGCAAGTTGAAACAGCAGCTCAGGTAAGTAACAGTTGCTTCTTACAATGACTCAATAGCTTACACAATGGATCTAATCATAATCCAGTTTTGTGTTGGGTGTTTTGACCACAACACACTGCTGGTGTACGTACTTCCCTTACATCCTTTCATACCCTTTCAGTCAGCGATATTCTCGAGGTCATTTATGCCCTAAATGCCTTTATACGGCACCACACAAAGACAAAGAGCTGAGCACTCTCAAATGTCTCAGGAAAGCTTCTGACATTGCAGAactcaagaaaagcagaactgcaCTGTCAGGGCATAGCCCACATTTTTAATTCTCATGCAAAAAACTTTTTGAACTGGCAAACTATGGGCTAAACCTGATCTGGAAAAGGAATTCATTAGCATCTAATTAGACATTCGATGGCACAGGTGTTTCACAAAGTTCTCAATTCCTTCccagaagagctgaaaagctACTAGTTATCCAGCACAAGTACTCAAGTACAAGTAaattccagatattttttttctctgcagcttaATTTATCACTAACCAaagcaagcaaaggaaaacactcTCAACCTGTGGAAAGGTAACATAATGCATCAGATATTAGGTTATTATCACTCTTGACAATCATCATTCCTACATATCTGCTGAAGAACAGTCCAGAGGTAATGCTCCCACTTTTGTCCAGAACAGGAGTGCAAATCAAAGTCAGACAAAAATCCAAGAGCACTTCCACTGGCCACTTCTGAACAGTATGGCATTTACCCTGAATGAACATAAAAAAACCTGGTTGAGGTGGTCCAACTACTTCATGATTGTTTTAATGTCAAGTAACAGATTAAGTCAACACATCAGTTAAGAACAATATGAGAACCTATCTTCCTAAGGCAAACAGAAGAACCTTCCTATTCAAATTAACAAACATTAAACCACTTATTTACTGACATTTTTCAGAACCACATCACCTAAGTTAATGGTTAAATAGAGGCAGCCTCAAGTTTATAGCAGAAGTGACTGAACTGTTTTTGGCACAGCTTATTATAAATCGTGGCTCTAGGCTGCAACTGTCCCAAGACTGCCATTGTGTATTCCAGACATATTGTAAAACTACAACTTCAGACTTCCCTCCCCATTTtcgtttttctttttttcacccgTACTCCCTTTTGACATAGTATACTTTAATGGTAGGCTGCCTCTTTCTGATTAATCATGGTGGCaagagaacaaattaaaaaaaaaatcttaattgcTATACTATGAAATTATTAGTGCTGGAACAATTCCACAGCAGCCCTGTgtcaaaataaattcttctgctaagaaaaaaaaaatccacagcaaaaTTTTAAAGTAGCAATATCTATTAGAATATAAAGGCAGAGATTCTCCTTCAAGTGACGACTGTTTCTCAGtaagaaaattttgctttgcttggaaAACTTGATTTTACATATATAGACAGAAAATTAGCTTTTGGTTTTTATATGATAGAAGGGCAAGAAAGGTAAAaacttaggtttttttcctcatatggTCTTCTCAGTTTGAGAGAACAAAAGGCATCacaattttttataaaaaaaggacTGACATTTATCTAATACTTGCCATAAAGTATTAtaacaaatacaacaaaaaaccaagagaGACCCCTGAGGGCCACCTAGTCATACCACCTGTTCAAAGTACAGCTAAACCTCAAGTTGAACCCTGATTAGTCAATGCCTCCTTTAATCATATTCTGAAAACCCAAGGGGTAAATAGTTTTCATGTGGTATCTGCAGAGTAACCATGACTGTAAAGGGTCTGATACCATTTGCACACAGAAAAGACCAGAGAAGttacaaaaaaagcaatgtaaaCAAAACTTGTGCTTAACCAATCAATGATATTCCATAGATACAATGAAATCAAGATAATTATATAATCAGAGGTGtgaaagaaatgcttctttAGGGCTTTCACCAAGTTGAACTTTGTTAAAGTGGGCAAGATACTCCAAGTCCTCAAGATCAAGGAAGCTGTGTTTGAAAAGCACAGAGTACTAACAAGCTTTTGCTTCACACTATTTTAAGATGTAAAATTTTCCTTGATTTTAAGCAACACAGCGTGTTAATTCTTGAACGCTGCTTCAGTTATCTTCAGTTCCTGCAATAGTTCTAGTTGACTTAGATTCACCACATCTAACAGAAGTCAAAAGTATTTAGACTCTGCTAGCCTCAAGTAAAGTCAACCTTCCAATACATTGCAGCTCACAAAGCTAATTCTAAATCCAGACTCACTAATAGCACTGGAGCATCGTGTGATTTCCATCTAAACCACCCTTCCGTTTCATACACACCTAGTAAACACAGGCCTTAGCATTTACCATTACAAAGCAAGTTTTCTCTTCAAGCTCTGTTCCCAAAAGACTGCAAATATACTAATTACCAGTCACAAGtagcaagaaggaaaataaagtaagtTTTGCCATCTACCCCCTGCCATGTGGCTGCTTAAGTAACAGGGTGACCCTTGAGattctctcttctgcttccaGCTGTTTAAGAGGAAGTAAGCTTTAGACTACAATTAAAGTTTAATACAGCAGACCAAAACCTCCATACAAAGTAGCTCGATATGAAGGGCAGATCTGCAGAGATTCCTTTACGATTTCACTTTTCACACACAATTCTGTCCAGTAACTCCTTTTGATATCAATACCAATTACTACAACATCAAGTAGGGCCTGTACTTCATAATTAAAACCCCAATGAGAATAGCTCTTAAAACAATCAGAGCAGTGTTATCTTGAAATACAACGCCCACTTGTTTATAACTGAGGGTTTATGAAGATGGTAAGAAACTGGTGTCTCTACATGGCTCATAAGAGACTAGTTGAATAATCTCCACGTTATAATCATGGCTCGTAAGAGACTAGTTGAATAATCTCCACGTTATAATCATGGCTCGTAAGAGACTAGTTGAATAATCTCTAAACTGTGTGGAACACCCTGGGTAGTTTTGCGTGTTTTGTGGTTGTAATGCAGTAAGAGCTCTGCTTCACATATTTTACAGTTTAAGCTGTCTTCCCTCCTGTTTCACATTGTTGGGGCATTTTTGTCaataaaagtgaaaagcagcaaggagaatAAAAGCCAGTACTTAAAGATACTGTCAAGTCTTCAGCATTTGCTCAGTGTTATTAATTGGTTGTTCATACATACATTAGCACTGCATGTGCTCCAAAACAAGTGGCAAGGTAATGAAGTACTCCTTACCTTCAGAATTATTCTAGTATCTTCTTTACTAGAGCCTCCATCTACTCGAGTCACTCTATATTCCAACCACTGCTGAACAacagctttctcttctgcagtaCCTCCAAGCAGTTGGTCTTTCTTAGCCTGTTTAACTAGGTGGGCAGCTATGGTCATTAATCCTGTCAGACCAGGACCATTGTTTGTCTGAAGAACAGGAacctggaagaaagaaaagcgTAATACTAAACTCATTCAAAAAGCAGTCTCTATAGACTAGCTATTTTTTTATAGCCCCTCAAAAGAATCTTTAAAGCAATACATCAGAATATAGAAGTATTAACAAGCTAGTAATGGTA includes the following:
- the EEF1E1 gene encoding eukaryotic translation elongation factor 1 epsilon-1, with the translated sequence MAGAARLGPGVEELTLLEKLLGLPKGNKYGVQGERKVPVLQTNNGPGLTGLMTIAAHLVKQAKKDQLLGGTAEEKAVVQQWLEYRVTRVDGGSSKEDTRIILKDLNLHLEDKVYLAGNIFTLADILMYYGLHHVMVDLTVQEKEKYLNVSRWFNHIQHYPGVRQHLSNVVFIKNRLYTNAH